One segment of Thermoanaerobacter kivui DNA contains the following:
- the coaBC gene encoding bifunctional phosphopantothenoylcysteine decarboxylase/phosphopantothenate--cysteine ligase CoaBC, with translation MSKNKKNVLLGVAGGIAAYKAADLVSRLVKKDISVDVIMTKAATNFVNPLTFEALSHNKVVIDMFADRKYWEIEHISLAEKADVLAIVPATANIIAKIAHGIADDMLTTTILATKSPVLIAPAMNTNMYTNPMTQKNIKTLKEYGFFFVEPASGRLACGTYGFGKLADVEDIEKAILELLYKDIKRDFEGKKVLVTAGPTREPLDPVRYLTNHSSGKMGYEIAKALVERGAEVILVSGPTYIEAPKNVTFIPVEMAMEMYNAVMMHLEEVDIVIGSAAVSDYRPKEIQKEKIKKDDQELTIQLVKNPDIMYEVGKRKQNRISVGFAAETTNLIEYATKKLKEKNMDLIVANDVSQEGAGFGVDTNIIKIIDKNQNIKEYPLMSKSQAAHVILDEIAKLF, from the coding sequence ATGAGTAAAAATAAAAAAAACGTACTGCTTGGAGTTGCTGGCGGTATAGCAGCTTATAAAGCTGCTGACCTTGTATCTCGTCTTGTGAAAAAAGACATAAGCGTAGATGTGATAATGACAAAAGCTGCTACAAATTTTGTAAATCCTCTTACTTTTGAGGCTTTAAGCCACAATAAAGTTGTCATTGACATGTTTGCTGATCGCAAATATTGGGAGATTGAACATATTTCTTTGGCGGAAAAGGCTGATGTGCTTGCTATTGTCCCTGCTACCGCTAATATTATTGCTAAGATTGCCCATGGAATTGCAGATGACATGCTTACCACGACTATCCTTGCTACAAAAAGTCCTGTATTAATTGCACCGGCTATGAATACTAACATGTATACAAACCCAATGACTCAAAAGAATATTAAGACTCTAAAAGAATATGGATTTTTCTTTGTGGAGCCGGCATCAGGGCGTCTTGCGTGCGGAACTTATGGCTTTGGGAAATTGGCTGATGTTGAAGACATTGAAAAAGCTATTTTGGAATTATTATATAAAGATATAAAAAGAGATTTTGAAGGGAAAAAGGTTTTGGTTACAGCAGGACCGACACGGGAACCCCTTGACCCTGTGAGATACCTTACCAATCATTCTTCAGGTAAAATGGGTTATGAGATTGCAAAAGCATTAGTTGAGAGAGGCGCAGAAGTGATTTTAGTGTCAGGTCCTACTTATATAGAAGCTCCTAAGAATGTAACCTTTATACCAGTAGAGATGGCAATGGAGATGTATAATGCTGTGATGATGCACCTTGAAGAGGTAGATATTGTCATAGGGTCAGCGGCTGTTTCTGACTATAGGCCAAAAGAAATACAAAAGGAAAAAATTAAAAAAGACGATCAGGAGTTGACAATACAGCTTGTTAAAAACCCGGATATAATGTATGAAGTAGGAAAGAGAAAACAAAATAGAATATCGGTGGGTTTTGCGGCTGAAACTACGAATTTAATAGAATATGCAACAAAAAAATTGAAAGAAAAAAATATGGATCTAATAGTTGCAAACGATGTGTCACAAGAAGGTGCAGGTTTTGGAGTAGATACAAATATAATAAAAATCATAGACAAAAATCAAAATATCAAAGAATATCCTTTGATGTCAAAATCACAAGCTGCTCATGTGATATTAGATGAAATAGCAAAATTGTTTTAA
- the dapF gene encoding diaminopimelate epimerase — MKFTKMHGLGNDFIVIEALENVDYSELAIKLCDRHFGIGADGLLVVEPSGIADIRMRIFNADGSEAEMCGNGSRCFAKYVYERGIVKKEKMAVETLAGVIMPEVFVENGKVESVKVYMGSPIFVANKIPVKSDKQKFINEPVKIDGKAYKLTSLRVGVPHTIVFVESLDENMIKELGPKIEKSFLFPQGTNVDFVKVEDKENISVRTWERGVGLTLACGSGACASAIASAISGKTERNVNVHFKAGQLLVEWLEDNSIYLSGGVEEVFTGEIYL; from the coding sequence GTGAAATTTACTAAAATGCATGGATTGGGAAATGACTTTATAGTAATTGAGGCTCTAGAAAATGTAGATTATAGTGAATTAGCTATTAAACTTTGTGATAGGCATTTTGGTATAGGTGCGGATGGTCTTTTAGTCGTTGAGCCTTCAGGAATTGCGGATATTAGGATGAGGATTTTTAATGCAGATGGTAGCGAAGCAGAAATGTGCGGTAATGGTTCTAGATGTTTTGCAAAATATGTTTATGAAAGAGGGATAGTAAAAAAAGAGAAAATGGCAGTGGAAACCTTAGCGGGAGTGATTATGCCAGAAGTTTTTGTAGAAAATGGGAAAGTAGAAAGTGTAAAAGTTTACATGGGTAGTCCTATTTTTGTGGCTAATAAAATACCTGTAAAAAGTGACAAGCAAAAATTTATAAATGAGCCAGTAAAAATAGATGGGAAAGCTTATAAATTAACTTCTCTAAGGGTAGGAGTGCCTCATACTATTGTTTTTGTAGAATCCTTAGATGAAAATATGATTAAAGAATTAGGTCCTAAAATTGAAAAATCTTTCCTTTTCCCTCAAGGTACAAATGTTGATTTTGTAAAAGTAGAAGATAAAGAAAATATTTCTGTAAGGACTTGGGAAAGAGGTGTGGGGCTTACTCTTGCCTGTGGAAGTGGTGCCTGTGCTTCTGCGATAGCATCAGCGATTTCAGGAAAGACAGAAAGAAATGTCAACGTCCATTTCAAAGCAGGACAGCTTTTGGTAGAGTGGTTGGAAGATAATAGTATTTATTTGTCAGGTGGTGTTGAAGAAGTATTTACTGGAGAGATATATCTGTAG
- a CDS encoding MFS transporter, whose translation MLNVIILGLTSLLTDISTEMVYPLIPLFLTSRLGASPAIVGIIEGFAESLASILKVFSGYISDKVGKRKPLAIAGYSFSTIGKMFLYFATSWGWVFWGRTADRFGKGIRTAPRDALIAEAVDKENIGRAYGLHRALDTLGATIGIALAYYFLTSYKGDYKAVFMYSLIPAFLGVIVLFFAKESTVKHELSKKLSFSWKSLDRRLQMFLIVILIFALGNSSNQFLLLRAKSVGFSDSDVILLYLVYNIVYMIFSYPMGRLSDKIGRKKLLIMGYFFYGIVYLGFAVFGFKSAMWILFSVYGLYIALTEGVEKALVAEISPPHLKGTVIGLHATFTGIGLLPASFIAGILWDTLGATAPFYFGGIMGVLAAIGLMIVL comes from the coding sequence TTGTTAAATGTAATTATTTTGGGGTTGACAAGTCTTCTTACAGATATATCTACTGAAATGGTATATCCTTTGATTCCACTTTTTCTCACTTCTCGACTTGGGGCAAGCCCGGCAATAGTAGGGATTATTGAAGGGTTTGCAGAAAGTCTAGCTAGTATACTTAAGGTTTTTTCAGGGTACATATCTGATAAAGTAGGTAAAAGAAAACCTTTAGCTATAGCTGGATATTCTTTTTCTACTATAGGAAAAATGTTTTTGTATTTTGCTACTTCATGGGGATGGGTTTTTTGGGGTAGAACTGCTGACAGGTTTGGAAAAGGAATACGAACAGCTCCAAGAGATGCTTTGATTGCTGAAGCTGTAGATAAAGAAAACATTGGGAGAGCATATGGACTTCATAGAGCATTGGATACTTTAGGCGCAACGATTGGAATTGCTTTAGCGTATTATTTTTTGACTTCTTATAAAGGAGATTATAAAGCAGTTTTTATGTATTCTCTAATACCAGCTTTTTTAGGAGTTATTGTGCTGTTTTTTGCTAAGGAAAGCACAGTAAAACATGAACTTTCAAAAAAACTTTCATTTTCTTGGAAAAGTCTTGATAGACGTCTTCAAATGTTTTTAATAGTTATTTTAATTTTTGCCTTAGGTAATTCTTCTAATCAGTTTTTACTTTTGAGAGCAAAAAGTGTGGGCTTTAGTGATTCGGATGTTATACTTTTGTACTTGGTGTATAATATTGTTTACATGATATTTTCATATCCAATGGGAAGATTATCTGATAAGATAGGGAGAAAAAAGCTTCTCATTATGGGTTATTTCTTTTATGGAATAGTGTATTTAGGATTTGCTGTTTTTGGCTTTAAAAGTGCTATGTGGATATTATTTTCTGTTTATGGTTTGTACATCGCTTTGACTGAGGGTGTTGAAAAAGCTTTAGTAGCGGAAATTTCTCCACCTCATTTAAAAGGTACAGTTATAGGGCTTCATGCTACTTTTACAGGCATTGGCCTTTTACCGGCTTCTTTTATAGCGGGAATACTTTGGGATACATTGGGAGCAACTGCACCTTTTTATTTTGGCGGAATTATGGGAGTTTTGGCTGCTATTGGCCTTATGATCGTTTTATGA
- the gmk gene encoding guanylate kinase, whose product MLSKKKGLLIVLSGPSGAGKGTICKALMEKEKNLKLSISATTRQPRVGEVEGKNYFFKSEDDFLKMIESDSFLEWAKVYDHYYGTPKEFVLKNLEEGNDVVLEIDIQGALKIKEKFPEGVFIFILPPSMEELKNRIKKRGTETEEEIIKRFKSAYEELNFVSKYNYVVINDSVEEAVEKIKAIIIAEKCRVDRNRDLYLEIKEGLL is encoded by the coding sequence CTGTTGTCGAAAAAGAAGGGATTGCTTATTGTTCTTTCAGGACCTTCGGGGGCAGGAAAAGGTACTATATGTAAAGCCTTAATGGAAAAAGAAAAAAACTTAAAATTGAGTATATCTGCTACAACTCGTCAGCCGAGAGTAGGTGAAGTAGAAGGGAAAAATTATTTTTTTAAATCAGAAGATGATTTCCTTAAAATGATTGAAAGTGATTCTTTTTTAGAATGGGCCAAAGTTTACGACCATTATTATGGTACTCCTAAGGAGTTTGTTTTAAAAAATTTAGAAGAAGGAAACGATGTGGTGTTAGAAATAGACATTCAAGGAGCTTTAAAAATAAAAGAGAAGTTTCCAGAAGGAGTGTTTATTTTCATATTGCCTCCTTCAATGGAAGAATTAAAAAATAGGATTAAAAAAAGAGGCACGGAGACCGAAGAAGAAATAATAAAAAGGTTTAAAAGCGCTTATGAAGAGTTGAATTTTGTTTCAAAGTACAATTATGTGGTGATAAACGATAGTGTGGAAGAAGCAGTAGAAAAGATTAAGGCTATAATTATTGCAGAGAAATGCAGAGTTGATAGAAATAGAGATTTGTACTTGGAGATTAAGGAGGGACTTTTATGA
- the remA gene encoding extracellular matrix/biofilm regulator RemA, giving the protein MSIKLINIGFGNIISANRLVAIVSPESAPIKRIIQEAKNRGMLIDATYGRRTRAVIITDSDHIILSAVQPETVANRLNSNKEILDTLDEDEQEEEE; this is encoded by the coding sequence ATGTCTATTAAATTGATAAATATAGGTTTTGGCAATATTATTTCTGCAAATAGGTTGGTGGCAATAGTTAGCCCAGAATCTGCACCAATAAAAAGAATAATTCAAGAAGCAAAAAACAGGGGAATGCTTATTGATGCTACATATGGCAGGAGGACACGAGCTGTTATAATAACTGACAGCGATCATATAATACTTTCTGCTGTACAGCCTGAAACTGTTGCTAATCGTCTTAATTCCAACAAAGAAATACTTGACACTTTGGATGAAGACGAGCAAGAAGAGGAAGAGTAG
- a CDS encoding YicC/YloC family endoribonuclease, producing MIKSMTGYGRGEIKEKGYYITVEIKSLNHRFLDINCRMNKLLSGLEEKVREFVSKQIVRGRIELNIGFEVYERSINVIEIDESLLSEYLRVFTDVKSKFELEGFIKVSDLVYLPEVVKIKSSNLDLEEIWELLKLPLEEAINNLIDMRSREGIKLYNDVLHRLEKIERIVKDIEVLSAVMVEDYRKKLEQRIKELGVDADPNRIAMEIAIITDRSCIAEEITRLKSHISQFKDSLDEEGSVGKKLDFIVQEMNREANTIGSKSLDYRISKNVIDLKNEIEKIREQIQNIE from the coding sequence ATGATAAAAAGCATGACAGGTTATGGGAGAGGTGAGATTAAAGAGAAAGGCTATTACATAACTGTGGAGATTAAGTCTTTAAACCACAGATTTTTAGACATAAATTGCAGGATGAATAAGCTTTTAAGTGGGCTTGAAGAAAAAGTAAGAGAATTTGTTTCAAAGCAGATTGTGAGAGGGAGAATAGAATTAAATATTGGCTTTGAAGTGTATGAAAGAAGCATTAATGTTATAGAAATTGACGAGAGTCTTTTGTCAGAATATCTTAGAGTTTTTACTGATGTAAAGTCTAAATTTGAATTAGAAGGATTTATAAAAGTAAGTGATTTAGTGTATCTGCCAGAAGTTGTAAAAATAAAAAGCAGCAATTTAGATTTAGAAGAAATTTGGGAATTATTGAAACTGCCATTAGAAGAAGCAATTAATAACCTAATTGACATGAGGAGCAGAGAAGGTATAAAATTATACAATGATGTATTGCATAGATTGGAGAAGATTGAAAGGATAGTTAAAGATATAGAAGTTTTAAGTGCTGTTATGGTAGAAGATTATCGAAAAAAATTAGAGCAGCGCATAAAAGAGTTAGGTGTAGATGCGGATCCAAATAGAATTGCTATGGAAATCGCCATTATTACTGATAGGTCTTGTATCGCTGAGGAGATAACGAGGCTTAAAAGCCATATTAGTCAATTTAAAGACTCATTAGATGAAGAAGGTTCTGTGGGCAAAAAATTGGATTTTATAGTTCAGGAGATGAATCGTGAAGCCAATACTATAGGTTCTAAGTCTTTAGACTATAGGATTTCCAAGAATGTCATTGATTTAAAAAATGAGATTGAAAAAATTAGAGAACAGATTCAAAATATTGAGTAG
- the def gene encoding peptide deformylase — protein MAIRGIRKIGDEVLRKKAKPVTEINSHVLTILDDMAQTMYLNDGVGLAANQVGILRRLVVIDVGEGLLELINPEIVYEEGEQVGPEGCLSVPGVVGEVKRPKKVKVKYLDRNGVEKEIEGEDLFARAVCHEIDHLNGILFVDKAIRFLEDQEKEQLKEV, from the coding sequence TTGGCAATAAGAGGTATTAGAAAAATTGGCGACGAAGTCTTAAGAAAAAAGGCAAAACCTGTTACTGAGATAAATTCTCATGTCTTAACTATACTAGATGATATGGCTCAAACTATGTACCTTAACGACGGTGTGGGATTGGCGGCAAATCAGGTGGGTATTTTGAGAAGATTAGTAGTAATAGATGTAGGAGAAGGACTTTTAGAGCTTATAAATCCTGAAATAGTCTATGAAGAAGGTGAACAAGTAGGGCCTGAAGGGTGTTTAAGTGTGCCAGGTGTGGTTGGAGAGGTGAAAAGGCCTAAAAAAGTAAAAGTAAAATACCTCGACAGAAATGGTGTTGAAAAAGAAATAGAAGGAGAAGACTTGTTTGCAAGAGCTGTGTGTCATGAAATAGACCATTTAAACGGCATTCTCTTTGTAGATAAAGCTATAAGATTTTTGGAAGACCAAGAGAAAGAACAACTCAAGGAGGTATGA
- the priA gene encoding primosomal protein N': MFAEVIVDIKSSNTDRVYTYKIPEGMKLEVGMRVSVPFKNRFIEGYVISITEQTSYPVDKIKDIHKILDNYSVFDEKMIELAKWMKDYYKCYFSEALQTIMPVGIKRGEKKVKIVRINISEIPDELCKRAPKQYEVLHYLQKRSPIRLSELVKILNIDYAIIKSLQKKGYIKVYEEEIHRYSVKDIERSQPLVLKEEQEKAVTEVKKSMEKDVFEKYLLFGVTGSGKTEVYLQLIDECIKSGKSAIVLVPEISLTPQTIERFVSRFGNKVAVIHSGLSPGERFDEWRKVKNGVVDVVVGVRNAVFAPFKNLGLIIIDEEHETTYKQSDMRPKYNAKEVAEKRCELENAVLVMASATPSLETYYKATKGEYKLLRLTKRINVSMPHIEVVNMSDELARGNTSIFSRKLFSYIKENLQKKEQTILFLNRRGYSSFVSCRDCGYVPKCPNCDISLTYHFEDKRLVCHYCGYQEAMRDTCPKCGSKRIRYLGIGTERVENDIKKFFPKARVLRMDVDTTKKKGSHEKIFYDFRSGKADILIGTQMISKGFDIPNVTLVGVILADITLNLPDFRSSERTFQLLTQVAGRAGRGEKPGRVVIQTYEEDHYSIIASKYQNYVRFYNEEIKYREIFRYPPFSHLMNIVISGEEEEEVKNIAANVYLMCQKIVNKLQNKSYNKILGPAPAPIRKINNRYRWQVILKSEDRNVLVDIAEKVQTMKYPKNIRISVDIDPLNIM; this comes from the coding sequence ATGTTTGCGGAGGTTATTGTAGATATTAAATCTTCCAATACCGACAGAGTTTATACTTATAAGATTCCAGAAGGAATGAAATTGGAAGTTGGAATGAGGGTATCTGTCCCTTTTAAAAATAGATTTATCGAAGGGTACGTTATAAGCATTACAGAGCAAACTTCTTATCCCGTTGACAAAATAAAGGATATACATAAAATTTTGGATAATTATAGTGTATTTGATGAAAAAATGATTGAACTTGCTAAATGGATGAAAGATTACTATAAATGCTACTTTTCTGAGGCATTGCAGACAATAATGCCTGTAGGTATAAAACGGGGTGAGAAAAAAGTAAAAATCGTTAGAATAAATATTTCCGAGATTCCGGATGAACTTTGTAAAAGGGCGCCGAAGCAGTATGAAGTACTACATTACCTGCAAAAAAGGAGTCCTATAAGGCTTTCTGAGCTTGTCAAGATTTTAAATATAGATTATGCAATTATAAAAAGCTTACAAAAGAAAGGGTATATAAAAGTATATGAAGAAGAAATACACAGATATAGTGTCAAAGATATAGAGAGGTCTCAGCCCCTTGTGTTGAAAGAAGAGCAGGAAAAAGCAGTGACAGAAGTTAAAAAATCTATGGAGAAGGATGTTTTTGAAAAATATCTGCTGTTTGGTGTAACGGGAAGTGGCAAAACAGAAGTCTATCTTCAGTTAATAGATGAATGTATAAAGTCAGGAAAAAGTGCAATAGTTTTGGTGCCAGAGATTTCTTTGACACCTCAGACTATTGAGAGGTTTGTGAGCCGTTTTGGAAATAAGGTTGCTGTAATCCACAGCGGTCTTTCACCCGGAGAAAGGTTTGATGAGTGGAGAAAAGTGAAAAATGGAGTAGTCGATGTAGTAGTAGGAGTAAGAAATGCTGTCTTTGCTCCTTTTAAAAATCTCGGTCTAATTATAATTGATGAGGAACATGAAACTACGTATAAACAGTCAGACATGCGTCCTAAGTACAATGCAAAAGAAGTGGCAGAAAAACGATGTGAATTGGAAAATGCAGTATTAGTAATGGCGAGTGCGACACCTTCTTTAGAAACCTATTATAAAGCAACTAAAGGGGAATATAAGTTACTCAGGCTTACAAAAAGGATCAATGTTTCTATGCCCCATATAGAAGTCGTAAATATGAGTGACGAATTGGCACGAGGCAATACTTCTATATTTAGCAGAAAACTGTTTTCTTACATAAAAGAAAACCTCCAAAAGAAAGAACAGACCATCCTTTTTTTAAACAGAAGAGGATATTCTTCTTTTGTTTCCTGTAGAGATTGCGGATATGTTCCTAAATGCCCTAATTGTGACATTTCATTGACTTATCATTTTGAAGATAAAAGATTGGTATGCCATTATTGTGGTTATCAGGAAGCCATGAGAGATACCTGTCCTAAATGTGGAAGTAAAAGGATTAGATATTTGGGAATAGGTACTGAGAGGGTAGAAAATGATATAAAAAAATTTTTTCCTAAGGCGAGAGTGTTAAGGATGGATGTAGACACTACTAAGAAAAAAGGGTCTCATGAAAAAATCTTTTATGACTTTAGAAGCGGTAAGGCAGATATTTTAATCGGGACACAGATGATATCAAAAGGGTTTGATATACCAAATGTGACTTTGGTGGGAGTAATCCTTGCTGACATAACTTTAAACCTCCCTGATTTTAGGTCCAGTGAAAGGACTTTTCAGCTGCTCACCCAAGTGGCAGGAAGGGCAGGAAGAGGTGAAAAGCCAGGGAGAGTTGTCATACAGACCTATGAAGAGGACCATTACAGCATAATTGCATCAAAATATCAAAATTATGTGAGATTCTACAATGAGGAAATAAAATATAGAGAGATTTTTAGATATCCTCCTTTTTCTCATTTAATGAATATAGTGATATCAGGAGAAGAGGAAGAAGAAGTCAAAAATATAGCGGCAAATGTCTATTTGATGTGTCAAAAGATTGTTAACAAACTTCAAAATAAGAGTTATAATAAAATATTAGGACCTGCTCCAGCTCCTATTAGAAAGATAAATAACAGGTACAGATGGCAAGTCATTTTAAAAAGTGAAGACAGAAATGTTTTAGTGGATATAGCCGAAAAAGTGCAAACTATGAAATATCCCAAAAATATAAGGATTTCTGTAGATATTGACCCTTTGAATATTATGTAA